The following DNA comes from Deltaproteobacteria bacterium.
TGGAAACAAGAGAATGGAAAAAAAGGTGAAAATGTTTTACGAGCATTTCAAAACCGGAGAATAACTACTGCGTAGCGCATATATAAGGTGACACTCCAGCACGCATGGAACATGGAAAAAAGTGTCGCTCTACTTGTGCGTAGACCGGTATTCCCATGCCGCTCGATACAGCCAGACATGAAAATCTCATGACCCAGATTCTCAAGGATATCTGTATGGACACCTCCCTGTCCCCGTTTTTGGGCTTCAAGGGGGGAACGGCCGCGCTGATGTTTTACGGACTGGACCGTTTTTCGGTCGATTTGGACTTTGACCTCCTGGATGCGGCAAGGGCGGATGACGTCTTTGAACGGGTAAAACGAATCCTCTCCCCCTACGGCGCGATGAGGGATGCGGAAAAAAAGAGGTTTAATCTGTTTTTTGCGATTTCATACGAAGAGGCGGCCCGCAACATCAAGGTGGAGGTCAATCTCCGGAGCTTCGGTTCCCGCTATGAGATCAAATCGCACCTCGGCATCCCGATGCTTGTCATGGTCCGGGAGGACATGTTCGCCCACAAGCTTGTGGCGATGAAGGAACGGATCGGGAAAACGAACCGGGATATTTACGATGTCTGGTTTTTTCTGAAAAACCGGTGGCCCCTCAATCAGGAAATCGTCGAGCGGAGGACGAAAATGCCCCTCAAGGATTTCCTGCCCCGATGTATTGCCGAGTTGGAAAGGTTTTCCGATCGCGCCATCTTGTCCGGCATGGGGGAGCTTTTAGGCGAAAAACAGAAGGCATGGGCCAAGGGCCATTTGAGAAAGGATACGATCTTTTTGCTCAAACTCCTTTTGGAGGGCCAGGAATAAAATGGAACCGGCCAAGCCTGTCTCTCCGACTCCAGAAAAAAAAGGGGCCATTTAAAATTGGTGAAATAGATCGGTTTGTGCCAAAATCGCCGTCAAAATAAGGGGGCCCATGCCAAAAATTGTCGCTATTTTCACCCTCCTGTTTCTCCTGTCGGGAGTTGTCGTTCCCCGCGGGCATTCCGAAGAGAAAGAATCCAAAGACAAAAAGTCATGGTCCCTCAAACCAACCGGATCGATCACCAATTACTTTATTTACGACTCACACCCCTTTTACACCTCGCCCAAAGGGGTGTGGGACGAAATTGCGGTCACCGGCGGGGCAATCTTTGAATACAAAGAAAGCGTCAGGGCGGAAGCGGTGTTGATGGGGGTCAAAACCGCCGGAAACGATCCATACAACAGCGCCGCCGCCGGGTCGGCCCCCTCTTTTGATATCGACCGGGCCTTCATTCAGGTAAAACCCTTTCAGAAAATCCCCCTCACCTTTTCTTTGGGCCGACAGTATATCCGGATCGGCACCCAGTTCATCGTCGGCGACGGGATTTTGGAGGGCTTCGGGGGGGCGACCCAGGGGGTCTACATGGGGCCCCGGCTTGGTTTCGATTCCCTCAAAATAGAATGGGCGCCGGCCCCCTGGAAATTCACTGCCCTGATCTCCTTTGTCGACCCGAGCTGGGATCCGGGGTTGGCCCGCGGCGGAACTTTTTC
Coding sequences within:
- a CDS encoding nucleotidyl transferase AbiEii/AbiGii toxin family protein, coding for MTQILKDICMDTSLSPFLGFKGGTAALMFYGLDRFSVDLDFDLLDAARADDVFERVKRILSPYGAMRDAEKKRFNLFFAISYEEAARNIKVEVNLRSFGSRYEIKSHLGIPMLVMVREDMFAHKLVAMKERIGKTNRDIYDVWFFLKNRWPLNQEIVERRTKMPLKDFLPRCIAELERFSDRAILSGMGELLGEKQKAWAKGHLRKDTIFLLKLLLEGQE